A genomic segment from Meleagris gallopavo isolate NT-WF06-2002-E0010 breed Aviagen turkey brand Nicholas breeding stock chromosome 25, Turkey_5.1, whole genome shotgun sequence encodes:
- the IL22RA1 gene encoding interleukin-22 receptor subunit alpha-1 isoform X1, whose product MKKLLVVLAVCSVVGIATTERLSCLKRAAFSSTNFENILTWETEADIPPDTVFDVQYKQYGEKAWLNKRECQSITQLFCNLTRETENFTEHYYARVRAAGHRCSSNWVRSERFEPRKETIIGAPEVECIPHVRSIKFLIHTPHTPLRGEGGHQLTIEDIYSKFGAVDYHLTIFNQRTRQKWIKNEHNKEFEVSNLDPDTEYNGTVHLYLLERSSKSQVFWVKTLPDNTWLSYCFVALGFCAGLVFAAIGYVIYKYVKQHSAQPMSLDFRGISSFQPLTLTVEHIIKPINLSKPSVLIPEAQFPQVGRCLDKALEPPQPFHPSLCTYQQQANLSVFQGGHLLCPVSTAPTGYAPQTSEQSTANLPMTYGVCVDGTDHSKKNNFRLNQLLKEVLSDSSAGGKLVSHTLGESCSHWNYKEQQPNVALWESRAMRDSALVHESPQQIQQLLLQTDGVESEEHLPQLLLPSVEQGGCYRQQTAELPLLLSSVTVNADCVPEDESLSRPSAAHLLSVSFPGERTEWWVSPDSVSHSENKMQFQEIWEAEKLPAAQELNCMKLDHVVSQDTISEYSSGISLTTLFKDLNLKVLWDQADENTEFY is encoded by the exons ATGAAGAAACTTCTGGTCGTCTTGGCTGTGTGTTCAGTGGTCG GCATTGCGACTACAGAGAGGTTGTCATGTCTGAAACGTGCGGCATTTTCTTCTACAAACTTTGAGAACATCCTAACTTGGGAAACTGAAGCAGATATCCCTCCTGACACTGTATTTGATGTCCAGTATAAACA GTATGGAGAGAAAGCCTGGCTTAACAAGCGGGAGTGCCAGAGCATCACACAGCTCTTCTGCAATCTCACTCGTGAAACAGAGAACTTCACAGAGCATTACTACGCCAGGGTGAGGGCTGCTGGCCACCGCTGCTCCTCCAACTGGGTGCGCTCAGAGAGATTTGAACCCAGAAAAGAGA CTATTATTGGAGCACCAGAAGTGGAGTGTATTCCTCATGTACGGTCCATAAAGTTTCTTATACACACCCCTCATACGCCACTGAGAGGTGAGGGTGGCCACCAGCTAACCATAGAGGACATTTACAGCAAATTTGGTGCTGTTGATTATCACTTAACAATATTCAACCAAAGGACACGTCAAAAG tgGATAAAGAATGAGCATAACAAAGAATTTGAAGTTTCCAATCTGGACCCAGACACAGAGTATAATGGAACAGTGCATCTATATCTCCttgagagaagcagcaaatcTCAAGTATTTTGGGTTAAAACACTACCAG ATAACACATGGCTCTCCTACTGTTTCGTGGCCCTTGGATTCTGTGCTGGGCTGGTGTTTGCTGCTATTGGTTATGTGATCTACAAGTATGTCAAACAACACAGCGCACAGCCCATGTCTTTG GACTTCAGAGGGATCTCTTCATTCCAGCCTCTAACTCTGACAGTGGAACACATTATAAAGCCTATAAATTTATCCAAACCTTCAGTTCTCATCCCCGAAGCGCAGTTCCCACAGGTAGGCCGATGTTTGGACAAAGCACTGGAGCCACCGCAGCCATTCCATCCATCATTGTGTACCTACCAGCAGCAAGCCAACCTATCGGTGTTCCAGGGCGGCCACCTGCTGTGCCCAGTGAGCACAGCTCCTACTGGATATGCTCCTCAAACCTCTGAGCAAAGCACTGCCAACCTCCCCATGACCTATGGTGTGTGTGTCGATGGCACAGACCATAGCAAGAAGAATAACTTCCGTCTGAACCAGTTGCTAAAGGAAGTTCTGTCAGATAGCTCTGCTGGTGGGAAGCTTGTCAGTCATACGCTGGGGGAAAGCTGCAGCCATTGGAATTacaaagagcagcagccaaaTGTGGCACTGTGGGAGAGCAGGGCCATGAGAGACTCAGCTCTTGTACATGAAAGCCCTCAGCAAATACAGCAACTGCTGTTGCAGACTGATGGGGTTGAAAGTGAAGAGCATCTGCCACAGTTGCTGCTGCCTTCAGTGGAGCAAGGAGGATGCTATAGACAACAGACAGCAGAACTGCCACTGTTACTGTCTTCAGTGACAGTTAACGCAGACTGTGTTCCAGAGGATGAATCTCTGTCACGGCCATCAGCAGCCCACCTCCTCTCAGTCAGCTTCCCTGGAGAGAGAACAGAGTGGTGGGTGTCACCAGATTCGGTGtcacattctgaaaataaaatgcagtttcaGGAAATTTGGGAAGCAGAgaagctgccagcagcacaggagtTAAACTGCATGAAATTGGACCATGTCGTGTCCCAGGACACTATCTCGGAGTACAGCAGTGGCATTTCTCTCACTACACTGTTCAAAGACCTGAACTTAAAAGTACTGTGGGATCAAGCAGatgaaaacacagaattttaTTAA
- the IL22RA1 gene encoding interleukin-22 receptor subunit alpha-1 isoform X2 produces the protein MSSINTIIGAPEVECIPHVRSIKFLIHTPHTPLRGEGGHQLTIEDIYSKFGAVDYHLTIFNQRTRQKWIKNEHNKEFEVSNLDPDTEYNGTVHLYLLERSSKSQVFWVKTLPDNTWLSYCFVALGFCAGLVFAAIGYVIYKYVKQHSAQPMSLDFRGISSFQPLTLTVEHIIKPINLSKPSVLIPEAQFPQVGRCLDKALEPPQPFHPSLCTYQQQANLSVFQGGHLLCPVSTAPTGYAPQTSEQSTANLPMTYGVCVDGTDHSKKNNFRLNQLLKEVLSDSSAGGKLVSHTLGESCSHWNYKEQQPNVALWESRAMRDSALVHESPQQIQQLLLQTDGVESEEHLPQLLLPSVEQGGCYRQQTAELPLLLSSVTVNADCVPEDESLSRPSAAHLLSVSFPGERTEWWVSPDSVSHSENKMQFQEIWEAEKLPAAQELNCMKLDHVVSQDTISEYSSGISLTTLFKDLNLKVLWDQADENTEFY, from the exons ATGTCCAGTATAAACA CTATTATTGGAGCACCAGAAGTGGAGTGTATTCCTCATGTACGGTCCATAAAGTTTCTTATACACACCCCTCATACGCCACTGAGAGGTGAGGGTGGCCACCAGCTAACCATAGAGGACATTTACAGCAAATTTGGTGCTGTTGATTATCACTTAACAATATTCAACCAAAGGACACGTCAAAAG tgGATAAAGAATGAGCATAACAAAGAATTTGAAGTTTCCAATCTGGACCCAGACACAGAGTATAATGGAACAGTGCATCTATATCTCCttgagagaagcagcaaatcTCAAGTATTTTGGGTTAAAACACTACCAG ATAACACATGGCTCTCCTACTGTTTCGTGGCCCTTGGATTCTGTGCTGGGCTGGTGTTTGCTGCTATTGGTTATGTGATCTACAAGTATGTCAAACAACACAGCGCACAGCCCATGTCTTTG GACTTCAGAGGGATCTCTTCATTCCAGCCTCTAACTCTGACAGTGGAACACATTATAAAGCCTATAAATTTATCCAAACCTTCAGTTCTCATCCCCGAAGCGCAGTTCCCACAGGTAGGCCGATGTTTGGACAAAGCACTGGAGCCACCGCAGCCATTCCATCCATCATTGTGTACCTACCAGCAGCAAGCCAACCTATCGGTGTTCCAGGGCGGCCACCTGCTGTGCCCAGTGAGCACAGCTCCTACTGGATATGCTCCTCAAACCTCTGAGCAAAGCACTGCCAACCTCCCCATGACCTATGGTGTGTGTGTCGATGGCACAGACCATAGCAAGAAGAATAACTTCCGTCTGAACCAGTTGCTAAAGGAAGTTCTGTCAGATAGCTCTGCTGGTGGGAAGCTTGTCAGTCATACGCTGGGGGAAAGCTGCAGCCATTGGAATTacaaagagcagcagccaaaTGTGGCACTGTGGGAGAGCAGGGCCATGAGAGACTCAGCTCTTGTACATGAAAGCCCTCAGCAAATACAGCAACTGCTGTTGCAGACTGATGGGGTTGAAAGTGAAGAGCATCTGCCACAGTTGCTGCTGCCTTCAGTGGAGCAAGGAGGATGCTATAGACAACAGACAGCAGAACTGCCACTGTTACTGTCTTCAGTGACAGTTAACGCAGACTGTGTTCCAGAGGATGAATCTCTGTCACGGCCATCAGCAGCCCACCTCCTCTCAGTCAGCTTCCCTGGAGAGAGAACAGAGTGGTGGGTGTCACCAGATTCGGTGtcacattctgaaaataaaatgcagtttcaGGAAATTTGGGAAGCAGAgaagctgccagcagcacaggagtTAAACTGCATGAAATTGGACCATGTCGTGTCCCAGGACACTATCTCGGAGTACAGCAGTGGCATTTCTCTCACTACACTGTTCAAAGACCTGAACTTAAAAGTACTGTGGGATCAAGCAGatgaaaacacagaattttaTTAA
- the IFNLR1 gene encoding interferon lambda receptor 1, with the protein MSAWRIGVLAVLCFLWQPRGHGQLPPPQNVALLSKDFDMILTWTPGEGSPPDVSYTVRYESKTRMDKWIKVPHCRNIHSISCNLTCVIPNFFIKFRAQVKATSGRLHSPWVKSQFKEYHLDVELAPPLLNMNVKENVIHVNATFPMAICVESLSWMYDFNFWEAGSEDKKQYKSIFRKKAVTIDTTSLRGNYCLNARSSIQSIDFKHSKFSQPVCMLLNHKGEWKFPFSATIPVCVLLILLTSASTIWLLKQDAKHKQMPQALDLSNCKIAGPTFCCEHRENEFLTDCLICTDKPMSQGKKNKTLAQNNKLWMASFLPSSSEEEEEEEEEEDSSSFIPYTEMLQFPRRHFIFQTSRTADTETISGSTSGGLSVDGGSAFDLSALGFSFFPTRKNEVDTSGSQGNEKASHSHSSSLGRISLTDVRFPGPREHGQHNTDSDDCLEVSLRHTLVNKSCTRLPADEHCLYRKDRDFTISYQKPTFDQTVQVSENSLLNEDPTMEKLIYFQTLQVAEDEGIASDCDSDNFTEGTPPASTVLSDAFRTSDMEKRYDEKFKFKGYQHSHYMRRS; encoded by the exons ATGTCTGCATGGAGAATCGGAGTGCTGGCAGTTCTGTGCTTCCTGTGGCAGCCCAGAG GTCATGGTCaacttcctcctcctcaaaATGTTGCATTACTGTCAAAGGATTTTGATATGATTTTGACATGGACTCCAGGAGAAGGATCTCCACCAGATGTGTCGTACACTGTGAGGTATGAAAG cAAGACACGCATGGACAAATGGATAAAGGTTCCTCATTGCAGAAATATTCACAGTATCTCTTGCAACCTCACGTGTGTGATTCCAAACTTCTTCATTAAATTCCGGGCTCAAGTAAAAGCCACTTCTGGACGACTCCATTCGCCATGGGTAAAATCACAGTTCAAGGAATACCATTTAGATG TGGAACTGGCTCCCCCACTGCTAAACATGAATGTAAAGGAGAACGTAATCCATGTGAATGCCACTTTTCCTATGGCCATCTGTGTGGAGAGTTTATCTTGGATGTATGACTTCAACTTCTGGGAAGCTGGATCTGAAGACAAG AAGCAATACAAAAGTATCTTTAGGAAAAAGGCAGTGACTATTGACACCACTTCACTCAGAGGCAATTACTGCTTGAATGCCAGATCTTCCATTCAAAGCATTGACTTCAAGCACAGCAAATTCTCCCAGCCAGTGTGCATGCTGTTAAACCATAAAG GGGAATGGAAGTTCCCCTTTTCCGCCACGATCCCTGTCTGTGTCCTCCTCATCCTTCTGACAAGTGCCTCCACCATCTGGCTGCTGAAACAAGACGCAAAGCATAAGCAGATGCCTCAAGCTTTG GATTTATCTAATTGTAAAATTGCTGGACCAACCTTttgctgtgagcacagagaaaatgaattccTCACAGACTGTCTTATCTGCACAGATAAGCCAATGTcacaagggaagaaaaacaaaactttagcacaaaacaacaaactatGGATGGCTTCCTTCCTACCATCATCAtcagaagaagaggaggaagaggaagaggaagaagacagTAGTAGTTTCATCCCATACACTGAAATGCTTCAGTTTCCAAGGAGACACTTCATCTTTCAAACATCCAGAACAGCTGACACAGAAACTATCTCGGGCTCCACATCTGGAGGTCTCTCTGTGGATGGTGGATCCGCATTTGACTTAAGTGCCCTgggtttctctttctttcccacaaGAAAGAATGAGGTGGATACCTCAGGATcccaaggaaatgaaaaggcatCACATTCTCACAGTTCCTCTTTGGGAAGAATATCACTCACTGATGTGAGATTCCCAGGTCCCAGGGAACATGGACAGCACAATACAGACAGCGACGACTGCCTGGAAGTGAGCCTTCGTCACACACTAGTGAACAAGAGTTGCACCAGGCTTCCAGCTGATGAACACTGCCTGTATAGGAAAGATCGTGATTTTACCATATCTTACCAGAAACCAACCTTTGATCAGACTGTCCAGGTCAGTGAGAACTCGCTGCTCAATGAGGATCCCACCATGGAGAAACTCATTTACTTTCAGACATTACAGGTGGCAGAAGATGAAGGTATTGCAAGTGACTGTGACAGTGATAATTTCACAGAAGGGACACCTCCTGCATCCACGGTGCTAAGTGATGCATTTAGAACTTCAGATATGGAGAAAAGATATGATGAAAAGTTTAAATTCAAAGGCTATCAGCACTCACATTACATGAGAAGGAGCTAG